A genomic stretch from Rhodobacterales bacterium HKCCA1288 includes:
- a CDS encoding photosynthetic reaction center cytochrome c subunit, whose translation MFPKWFNEWNSKNPTNIYGPAILVGVVGAAVFAAAALVTIGQPFKTDTLQTGPRGTGMGVPEFQADLAASYPDADNFYTTEPIVPEANARPIRIVRADAEPTLGYLTPENYDRLVEAMRIWTGIPDLFAGEENYQTVVARNMIEMTQNINEFWGGHVNANAEVGVTCYTCHRGQPVPNNIWFEVSPVNENAGGWSANQNRVTIVSNSTSLPSDYLETYLLLNEDGQYNRIGVHDLASRVQQIEGDPLIQHAERTYAFMNYIANSLGVNCTFCHNTRAFYDAAQVTPQWATATLGIQMVQEALDLYILPLADVLPAERLGPVHGDVPKLACRTCHQGQQRPLRGLNVIANWPELATTSGEPDYSAFQ comes from the coding sequence ATGTTCCCCAAATGGTTCAATGAATGGAACTCGAAAAACCCGACCAATATTTATGGCCCTGCCATTTTGGTCGGGGTGGTGGGTGCCGCGGTCTTTGCCGCAGCTGCATTGGTCACCATCGGTCAGCCGTTCAAAACAGACACGCTGCAAACTGGCCCGCGCGGGACAGGGATGGGTGTGCCTGAATTCCAAGCTGACTTGGCGGCCTCTTATCCTGACGCGGATAATTTCTACACCACCGAGCCAATTGTTCCCGAAGCCAATGCGCGCCCGATCCGTATCGTGCGTGCCGATGCAGAGCCAACCTTGGGTTATTTGACACCTGAGAACTATGACCGATTGGTCGAGGCAATGCGTATTTGGACAGGTATCCCCGACCTCTTTGCAGGCGAGGAAAACTACCAAACCGTGGTGGCGCGGAATATGATCGAGATGACCCAGAATATTAACGAATTCTGGGGCGGGCACGTTAACGCCAATGCGGAAGTGGGTGTCACCTGTTACACCTGCCACCGTGGTCAGCCCGTGCCAAATAATATCTGGTTCGAAGTGTCGCCTGTGAATGAAAACGCAGGCGGTTGGTCGGCAAACCAGAACCGTGTGACGATTGTGTCAAACTCGACATCCTTGCCCTCGGATTATCTGGAAACCTATCTGCTCTTGAACGAAGACGGTCAGTATAACCGCATCGGTGTGCATGATCTGGCTTCGCGCGTGCAGCAGATTGAGGGGGATCCGCTGATCCAACATGCAGAACGCACTTATGCCTTCATGAATTACATTGCGAATTCTTTGGGCGTGAATTGCACCTTCTGTCACAACACGCGGGCTTTCTACGATGCGGCACAGGTCACCCCACAATGGGCGACCGCAACGCTTGGCATTCAGATGGTGCAAGAGGCGCTTGACCTCTACATCCTGCCATTGGCCGATGTTCTGCCAGCAGAACGACTAGGGCCTGTGCATGGTGACGTGCCGAAATTGGCCTGTCGCACCTGTCACCAAGGGCAGCAGCGTCCATTGCGTGGCTTGAACGTGATCGCGAATTGGCCCGAGCTTGCCACAACATCGGGCGAGCCTGACTATTCGGCCTTTCAGTGA